The following proteins are encoded in a genomic region of Candidatus Zixiibacteriota bacterium:
- a CDS encoding ATP-binding protein produces MTTDNKVKIVSVAGLIGLTVGIHYGWLLEPLFGESHWIHAIHGRFCYIPIVVAATFFGMRGGLWAAAAISALVMPFVLSGEHTDHNLAGEIVEILFYFAIAILTGALTDRERISRRRHEQAQLQLERSHKLSMVGRMAAGVAHEIKNPLASIKGGVEIICSDSTGNDERQEFRDIVGSEIKRIDGTVQEFLDFARPRESQPEEIDLSEVVAAGVRQIESQASSAGVTVAHISGSGVVVSADREKIHQVLLNLLLNAIDASVKGGKINVNVSAVNDSAATMTVRDFGQGVNSADSERIFEPFYTSKTKGSGLGLAIVKSIVESHQGTVELGTVSGPGALFRVTLPLSKVNR; encoded by the coding sequence GTGACAACTGATAACAAGGTCAAGATTGTGTCGGTGGCCGGGCTGATCGGCCTGACCGTCGGCATTCACTACGGATGGCTGCTGGAGCCTCTGTTTGGCGAGTCGCATTGGATACATGCCATCCACGGCCGATTCTGCTACATCCCAATCGTGGTCGCGGCTACTTTTTTTGGAATGCGCGGTGGGCTTTGGGCGGCGGCGGCCATTAGCGCACTGGTAATGCCGTTTGTTCTTTCCGGTGAACATACCGACCACAACTTAGCCGGCGAGATTGTAGAAATCCTGTTCTATTTCGCCATCGCCATCCTTACCGGCGCCTTGACCGACCGTGAACGGATTTCACGTCGCCGCCACGAGCAGGCACAACTGCAACTGGAGAGGTCACACAAACTCTCCATGGTGGGACGAATGGCCGCCGGTGTGGCCCACGAAATCAAAAACCCGCTGGCTTCGATAAAGGGGGGCGTGGAGATTATTTGCTCGGACAGCACCGGCAACGATGAACGTCAGGAATTCCGAGATATCGTGGGCAGCGAAATCAAGCGAATCGACGGCACCGTCCAGGAGTTTTTGGATTTTGCCCGACCGCGAGAAAGCCAGCCGGAGGAAATTGATTTGTCGGAGGTGGTTGCCGCCGGTGTCAGACAGATTGAGAGTCAGGCATCGAGCGCTGGTGTCACTGTCGCACATATATCGGGCAGTGGAGTCGTCGTTTCTGCCGACCGTGAGAAGATCCATCAGGTGCTGCTCAACCTTTTGCTCAACGCCATTGATGCTTCCGTCAAAGGTGGAAAGATCAATGTTAACGTATCCGCCGTCAACGACAGCGCGGCCACCATGACCGTGCGGGATTTTGGACAAGGGGTAAACTCAGCCGACTCAGAACGGATTTTCGAACCGTTCTACACCAGCAAAACCAAAGGCTCGGGGCTCGGGCTGGCTATCGTGAAGTCGATCGTTGAGAGTCATCAGGGCACGGTCGAGTTGGGAACGGTTTCGGGACCGGGTGCGCTTTTTCGAGTTACCCTGCCGCTGAGCAAGGTGAACCGATGA
- a CDS encoding sigma-54 dependent transcriptional regulator, producing the protein MSIRILLADDDAALLRVIQYKLKQRQFDVTAVADGALALKALNGGRYDLLLSDMRMPKLSGIELLERAKQIQPDLEVILITAFATISQAVEAVKLGAFDYLTKPFEDEQLFVAIDKALKFRDLQDENRYLKGQLSGRDYLDGIVGVSPQYRKMMSLVEKIAPTDATVLLTGPSGTGKEVIARAIHHRSRRGQNDFIAVNCAAIPRELIESELFGHVKGAFTGAIKDKRGKFELAEGGSLLLDEIGDLSTDLQAKLLRVIQERVVEPLGSESRREIDVRLMAATNVDMRKQVASGKFREDLFYRLNVIPIHVPPLTERREDIPILVREFLSRFAAGSEIRVADDLMRTLVEHSWPGNIRELENLTERMVILRRSDELTLADLPAEFDKLLTAESPATDPSTSESLTFHEAEKKLILGALAKSAGNKSLAAKNLNIPRHVLVYRMKKYGLFYDSDQQSSRSSGASES; encoded by the coding sequence ATGAGTATACGGATTCTGTTGGCCGATGACGACGCGGCTTTGTTGCGGGTAATCCAATACAAACTGAAGCAGCGGCAATTCGATGTCACCGCTGTGGCCGATGGTGCCTTGGCCCTGAAAGCGCTGAACGGTGGGCGCTACGACCTGTTGTTGTCCGACATGCGTATGCCCAAACTGAGCGGGATCGAATTGCTTGAACGGGCGAAACAGATTCAGCCCGACCTGGAAGTCATTCTGATCACGGCCTTCGCGACTATATCGCAGGCTGTCGAGGCGGTCAAGCTGGGCGCCTTTGACTATCTGACCAAACCGTTTGAGGACGAACAGTTGTTCGTGGCCATCGACAAGGCGCTGAAATTTCGTGATCTGCAAGATGAAAACAGGTATCTCAAAGGTCAGCTATCCGGTCGCGACTATCTGGACGGCATCGTGGGCGTATCACCGCAGTATCGCAAGATGATGTCCCTTGTTGAGAAGATTGCGCCAACCGATGCAACGGTGTTGCTGACCGGTCCTTCCGGCACCGGCAAAGAAGTGATTGCGCGGGCTATTCATCACCGCAGCCGCCGCGGTCAGAACGATTTTATCGCCGTCAACTGCGCCGCCATTCCCAGGGAGTTGATCGAATCGGAACTGTTCGGTCATGTCAAAGGTGCTTTCACCGGCGCTATCAAAGACAAGCGCGGGAAGTTCGAGCTGGCTGAGGGCGGAAGCCTGTTACTGGATGAAATCGGCGACCTCTCTACCGATCTGCAAGCCAAGTTGCTCCGAGTTATACAAGAGCGGGTAGTCGAGCCGTTGGGGTCTGAGTCCAGGCGAGAAATCGATGTGCGTCTGATGGCGGCCACCAATGTCGACATGAGGAAACAAGTGGCTTCGGGGAAGTTTCGCGAGGATCTGTTCTACCGCCTCAATGTCATACCGATCCATGTCCCGCCGCTGACCGAACGGCGTGAAGACATTCCCATCCTGGTCCGGGAGTTTCTTAGCCGTTTTGCCGCCGGAAGTGAGATTCGGGTGGCCGATGATCTCATGAGAACTCTCGTAGAACATTCCTGGCCGGGAAATATCCGCGAACTTGAAAACCTGACGGAACGAATGGTAATCCTGCGCCGGTCAGATGAACTAACGTTGGCTGATCTACCGGCCGAGTTCGATAAACTGCTCACCGCGGAATCCCCGGCGACCGATCCATCGACCAGTGAGAGTCTTACCTTTCATGAGGCTGAGAAAAAACTGATTCTGGGGGCTCTGGCAAAATCGGCCGGTAACAAGTCTCTGGCGGCCAAAAACCTCAACATTCCACGGCATGTACTTGTTTATCGAATGAAGAAGTACGGTCTGTTCTACGACAGCGATCAGCAGTCGTCTCGCTCTTCCGGCGCATCTGAATCGTAG
- a CDS encoding TolC family protein, giving the protein MKTAIRHITSSRRRQLSMAGLLTLLMTLGATGLTSVDASQRDDLNAMVRQLELGYQGKDGATLEPGAPADLDKYLLIAQLNNNSLRAAFYKFKAAVEKLGYAGAWADPKFSWAYFVENVETRVGPQEQRLSLSQGLKWPGKLDAKNDMALQAAHSAYSRFQAERLSVIYRVKKAYHQFYLLGRQTELTRENVELLRFWESVVRARYTVGLQKHPDLIKAQVELGLLEDRLAGLSDKKRTTAAVLMAELNLSEYVELPWPGRPLLSLRSFDEDSVTAQMLANNPDLKALQHLIEKEQAGKRLASKTSYPDFNLGLTYLVTGEADNPMMEESGKDPWMLSASVNLPLWFGQNESKKKEAQARYRAAQYHREDAADRLAVLVSRIMHEYRDGRRQLALYSDQLIPRTEQLLKATFTAYQAGESDFLTLLQAQRQLLRFQLAKDKALVTAAVKEAQLMMLMGYESND; this is encoded by the coding sequence ATGAAAACTGCCATTCGACATATTACGAGTTCTAGACGCCGCCAACTGAGCATGGCCGGTCTGCTGACCCTTTTGATGACTCTTGGGGCCACAGGACTCACCAGCGTGGATGCCTCCCAGCGGGATGACCTGAATGCCATGGTCCGCCAACTGGAGCTGGGCTATCAGGGAAAAGACGGGGCGACTCTCGAACCGGGTGCCCCGGCTGACCTCGACAAATACCTACTGATCGCCCAACTGAACAACAACAGTCTGCGAGCCGCCTTTTACAAGTTCAAGGCCGCCGTCGAAAAGTTGGGTTACGCCGGTGCCTGGGCCGACCCGAAGTTCTCGTGGGCTTACTTTGTCGAGAATGTCGAAACTCGCGTAGGACCACAAGAGCAGCGGCTCAGCCTGTCGCAGGGTCTTAAATGGCCGGGCAAACTTGACGCCAAAAACGATATGGCCCTCCAGGCTGCTCACTCGGCTTACAGCCGTTTTCAGGCTGAGCGGTTAAGCGTGATCTACCGGGTGAAGAAAGCATACCATCAATTCTACCTTCTCGGTCGCCAGACTGAGTTAACCCGGGAAAACGTGGAACTGCTCAGGTTTTGGGAGTCGGTCGTGCGAGCTCGCTATACTGTGGGCCTACAAAAGCATCCCGATCTGATCAAGGCGCAGGTCGAATTGGGACTCCTTGAGGATCGCCTGGCCGGACTGTCGGACAAAAAAAGAACAACCGCCGCCGTCCTCATGGCCGAACTGAACTTGTCTGAATATGTCGAACTTCCCTGGCCCGGTCGACCGTTGCTTTCGTTAAGATCGTTCGATGAAGACAGCGTGACTGCACAGATGCTGGCCAACAATCCCGACCTGAAGGCGCTGCAACACTTGATCGAAAAAGAACAAGCCGGAAAACGCCTGGCCTCTAAAACAAGCTACCCCGATTTCAACCTCGGCCTGACCTACCTTGTGACCGGCGAGGCCGATAATCCGATGATGGAAGAAAGCGGTAAGGACCCCTGGATGCTCAGCGCATCAGTCAACCTTCCGCTCTGGTTTGGGCAGAACGAATCAAAAAAGAAAGAGGCGCAGGCTCGCTACCGTGCGGCCCAGTACCATCGAGAGGACGCTGCCGACCGCCTGGCCGTGTTGGTCAGTAGGATCATGCATGAGTACCGCGACGGCCGCAGGCAACTGGCGCTATACTCCGACCAACTAATTCCGCGGACCGAACAACTGCTCAAAGCCACCTTCACCGCCTACCAGGCAGGGGAGAGTGATTTTCTTACTCTCTTGCAGGCGCAGCGCCAGTTGCTTAGATTCCAACTTGCCAAAGACAAAGCATTGGTAACAGCGGCCGTCAAGGAGGCCCAACTGATGATGCTAATGGGATACGAATCAAATGATTAA
- a CDS encoding efflux RND transporter permease subunit, producing MNQSSQQPTLPARSVLDKVIAYCLDNKLVVIMVALAFIGWGLLSAPFDWEIGGLPRNPVPVDAIPDIGENQQIVFTPWMGRSPQDIEDQITYPLTVSLLGIPGVKTIRSYSFFGFSSVYVIFKEDVEFYWSRSRLLEKLNSLPPGTLPPGVQATIGPDATALGQVFWYTLEGRDQKGRPTGGWDLHELRSIQDWTVRYALQAADGVAEVASVGGFVQEYQIDVNPDALRAHGVTLTELFSAVKMSNVDVGARTIEINAVEYVVRGIGFIEDLDDIENSVIKQVSSRPVRIKDVANVSLGPAMRRGALDKGGAEAVGGVVVVRYGENPLAAIKNVKKKILEISPGLPKKTLEDGTVSQIKIVPFYDRSGLIYETLGTLNTALVDEILVTIIVVIIMVMHLRSSLLISGMLPLTVLMVFIAMKLFKIDANIVALSGIAIAIGTIVDMGVVVTENVLKHLDAAPPGARSRDVIFQGASEVGGAVLTAIATTVVSFLPVFTMEAAEGKLFKPLAYTKTFALLASVVVALTIIPPLAHLLFKRRRWGWLTRLLPLILLIAGVTALVWSMYLSALALLVATAYFQFRTKIPERLRERLPHWINYVIVLIVAGVLAGHWMPLGLEAGSVTNYLFVVVLLGGILFLLWLLQHFYEPILRWCLDNKLLFLALPTLLVFLGLSIWLGFDRLFGFMPDFVRSTSVYTSVNHMFPGLGKEFMPDLDEGSFLFMPTTMPHASIGEAMDVLQHQDKAFANIPEVESVVGKIGRVESPLDPAPISMVETVINYKPEYRLDQDGRVITFKYDHQTEAFVLDDLGEPIPDPEGRPYRQWRDHITSPDDIWKELTRAARLPGTTNAPKLQPIAARIVMLQSGMRAPMGVKVKGPDLETIEKVGYDIERLLKEVPSVEPDAVVADRIVGKPYLEIEIDREAIARYGIHIQRVQNIIEVAVGGKRLTTTVEGRERYAVRVRYQRELRNSIESLEQILIGAPDGTQIPLRELAQITFRRGPMVIKSEDTFLVGYVIFDKKPGYGEVDVVEAAREYLDGKITSGELEIPAGVSFVFAGSYENQIRSEKKLMVVLPLALMLIFLILYFQFKKVPTTLLVFSGIFVAWSGGFLMLWLYGQGWFMDISLFGVDLREVFQVRSYNLSVAVWVGFLALFGIATDDGVIISTYLEQVFDKRRPDNVHDIREATIIAGKRRIRPALMTAGTTILALIPVLTSTGKGADIMVPMAIPSFGGMTVVLVTVFLVPVLYCTMAEFRVKRQSS from the coding sequence ATGAACCAGTCCTCCCAGCAACCCACGCTACCCGCGCGATCCGTCCTTGACAAAGTCATTGCCTATTGTCTGGACAACAAGCTGGTTGTTATCATGGTGGCCCTGGCCTTCATCGGATGGGGCCTCCTTTCGGCGCCGTTCGACTGGGAGATTGGCGGCTTGCCCCGCAACCCGGTGCCGGTCGATGCCATCCCCGACATCGGCGAAAACCAGCAGATTGTCTTTACACCTTGGATGGGTCGTTCGCCGCAGGACATCGAAGACCAGATCACTTATCCACTGACCGTTTCGTTGCTTGGTATCCCCGGTGTCAAAACAATCCGCAGCTATTCCTTCTTCGGCTTCTCGTCTGTCTATGTGATTTTCAAAGAGGATGTCGAGTTCTATTGGTCGCGGTCGCGTCTGTTGGAAAAACTGAACTCACTCCCGCCCGGTACCCTGCCACCCGGTGTACAGGCCACCATTGGTCCCGATGCTACGGCGCTGGGGCAAGTCTTTTGGTACACCCTCGAAGGTCGCGACCAAAAGGGCCGTCCCACCGGCGGCTGGGACCTGCACGAACTTCGGTCCATTCAGGACTGGACGGTGCGGTACGCTTTGCAGGCGGCCGATGGGGTGGCCGAGGTTGCATCGGTCGGCGGTTTCGTGCAGGAATACCAGATCGACGTCAATCCCGATGCTTTGCGAGCGCACGGCGTGACCCTGACCGAACTGTTCAGCGCCGTCAAGATGTCCAACGTCGATGTCGGCGCCCGGACGATTGAGATCAACGCGGTCGAATACGTGGTGCGCGGGATAGGCTTCATTGAGGACCTGGACGACATCGAAAACTCGGTCATCAAACAAGTATCATCAAGGCCGGTACGCATCAAAGATGTAGCCAACGTGTCACTGGGTCCGGCCATGCGACGCGGCGCCCTGGACAAAGGCGGCGCCGAGGCGGTCGGCGGTGTGGTGGTCGTGCGCTATGGTGAGAACCCGCTGGCTGCGATCAAGAATGTAAAAAAGAAGATTCTGGAAATATCCCCGGGACTGCCCAAGAAGACTCTTGAGGACGGCACCGTCTCGCAGATTAAGATCGTGCCGTTCTATGATCGCTCCGGCTTGATCTACGAGACCCTGGGGACACTCAACACCGCCCTGGTGGACGAGATTCTGGTGACTATCATAGTCGTCATAATAATGGTCATGCACCTGCGCAGCTCGCTCTTGATTTCAGGCATGCTGCCGCTGACCGTGCTGATGGTCTTCATCGCCATGAAACTGTTCAAGATCGACGCCAACATCGTAGCGCTGTCGGGGATAGCCATTGCCATTGGGACGATTGTCGACATGGGGGTAGTTGTGACCGAGAATGTCCTCAAGCATCTCGACGCCGCCCCACCGGGTGCTCGCTCGCGGGATGTTATCTTCCAGGGTGCGTCGGAAGTCGGCGGCGCCGTGCTTACGGCTATCGCCACCACGGTGGTATCCTTCTTGCCGGTCTTCACCATGGAAGCTGCCGAAGGTAAACTGTTCAAACCGCTGGCTTACACAAAGACGTTTGCTTTGTTGGCTTCGGTTGTGGTTGCCTTGACGATTATTCCACCTCTGGCGCACCTGTTGTTCAAACGCCGTCGGTGGGGATGGCTGACCAGGTTGTTACCATTGATTCTCTTGATCGCGGGTGTTACGGCATTGGTCTGGTCGATGTATCTGTCGGCTTTGGCTCTGTTGGTAGCAACCGCCTACTTTCAATTCAGAACGAAAATCCCAGAGCGGCTTCGTGAACGACTACCCCATTGGATCAACTACGTGATCGTCCTCATCGTAGCCGGTGTACTGGCCGGTCATTGGATGCCGCTGGGCCTGGAAGCCGGCAGCGTGACCAACTATCTGTTCGTAGTCGTATTGCTTGGCGGTATTCTCTTTCTGTTGTGGCTGCTGCAACACTTCTATGAACCGATCCTGAGATGGTGTCTTGATAACAAGCTGTTGTTTTTGGCCCTGCCAACGCTGCTTGTGTTCCTGGGTTTGTCGATCTGGCTTGGATTTGACCGTTTGTTCGGATTCATGCCGGACTTTGTCCGCTCAACGTCGGTTTATACCAGTGTCAACCACATGTTCCCCGGGCTGGGCAAGGAGTTCATGCCGGACCTTGACGAAGGTTCCTTCCTCTTCATGCCGACCACCATGCCCCACGCCTCGATTGGGGAAGCGATGGATGTCCTGCAACATCAGGACAAGGCGTTCGCCAATATTCCCGAGGTCGAATCGGTGGTGGGCAAGATTGGACGGGTCGAATCTCCTTTGGACCCGGCGCCGATCTCGATGGTCGAAACGGTTATCAACTACAAACCGGAGTATCGCCTTGATCAGGATGGGCGAGTGATCACCTTCAAGTACGACCACCAGACCGAGGCCTTTGTTCTTGATGATCTCGGTGAACCGATCCCGGACCCGGAAGGACGCCCATACCGTCAATGGCGCGACCATATCACTTCGCCGGATGACATCTGGAAAGAGCTGACCAGAGCGGCCCGGCTACCGGGGACCACCAATGCACCCAAGCTGCAACCTATCGCAGCGAGAATCGTGATGCTGCAATCCGGCATGCGGGCGCCCATGGGTGTCAAGGTCAAAGGACCCGATTTGGAAACAATCGAAAAGGTCGGCTACGACATCGAGCGATTGCTCAAAGAGGTGCCGTCGGTCGAACCTGACGCCGTTGTTGCCGATCGTATCGTGGGTAAGCCGTACCTTGAGATTGAGATCGACCGCGAGGCTATCGCACGCTACGGGATTCACATTCAGCGGGTGCAGAACATTATCGAAGTGGCGGTCGGCGGCAAACGTCTGACGACGACGGTCGAGGGTCGCGAACGCTACGCGGTGCGCGTGCGATATCAGCGTGAGTTGCGAAACAGTATTGAATCGCTCGAACAGATCCTGATAGGTGCGCCGGACGGCACACAAATCCCACTGAGAGAATTGGCGCAAATCACTTTCCGGCGCGGACCGATGGTCATCAAGTCCGAAGATACATTTCTCGTCGGCTATGTCATCTTCGACAAAAAGCCGGGTTATGGCGAAGTAGATGTGGTCGAAGCGGCTCGTGAGTATCTTGACGGCAAGATCACTTCCGGTGAATTGGAAATCCCGGCCGGAGTCAGTTTCGTTTTTGCCGGCAGCTATGAAAACCAGATTCGTTCGGAGAAGAAGCTCATGGTGGTGCTGCCGCTGGCCCTGATGCTGATCTTTCTGATTCTGTATTTTCAGTTCAAGAAAGTACCCACCACACTTTTGGTGTTTTCAGGTATCTTCGTGGCCTGGTCGGGTGGATTCCTGATGTTGTGGCTCTATGGTCAGGGTTGGTTCATGGACATCTCGCTGTTCGGAGTGGATCTCCGCGAGGTCTTCCAGGTGCGTTCATACAACCTGTCAGTCGCAGTTTGGGTGGGCTTCCTGGCCTTGTTTGGAATTGCTACCGACGACGGCGTGATAATATCGACCTACCTGGAGCAGGTGTTCGACAAGCGTCGTCCGGACAATGTACATGACATTCGAGAAGCGACCATCATAGCCGGCAAGCGACGTATCCGTCCCGCTCTGATGACGGCCGGCACGACCATACTGGCCCTTATCCCGGTGCTTACCTCGACCGGCAAGGGGGCCGATATCATGGTGCCCATGGCCATCCCGTCGTTCGGCGGTATGACTGTTGTGCTGGTCACGGTTTTCCTGGTGCCGGTCTTGTACTGCACGATGGCCGAGTTTCGGGTCAAGCGGCAGTCGTCTTAG
- a CDS encoding efflux RND transporter periplasmic adaptor subunit: protein MTDSQSQSNRWFGFIPRGGPGLVAFLAIIAAAFVVGWMISSSDDSATTGASGQASHDHAEEQPSVWTCSMHPQIQLPKQGKCPICFMDLIPVETGDQGTVEPNQLRLTDNAALLARIRTEPVKRAFAETEVRMYGRLAYDETRMSYITAWVAGRLDKLHIDYTGAEVKQGEPMVSLYSPALLSAQEELIQAARVVAKESTGELTRSTAKATLKAAREKLRLYGLGADQIEQIESSDVPVDHITVYSPASGIVIRKDALEGMYVKPGTQLFTIVDLSKLWLILDAYETDLQWLTVGQTVTFTARSFPGEQFEAVITFIDPIIDSKARTARIRAEVDNSRGRLKPDMFTQSVVRSMLDSAGRVTTADGVASATAPLLIPATAPLVTGKRAVVYVELPQDDDRLFEGRIVLLGPRAGDYYIVKDGLSEGERVVVNGAFKIDAELQIRAKPSMMSPDDSTNEPDPSDVGSRLAAVADEADDEPLDLSHEAVSALTPSYDAYFRFQEALAADDLEAAVTAVSGLIDALDAVDATLFKGAAGMPWAEHSSNVFRPAMAAAGGQDIETLRTSFEKVSYGMIDLHKRFGHAGDRTYYLAFCPMAFDNKGAHWLQTDSIINNPYFGDMMLRCGEIQDRMASTDAGN from the coding sequence ATGACCGACTCGCAAAGTCAGAGCAACCGATGGTTCGGGTTCATCCCGCGCGGCGGACCGGGGCTGGTGGCTTTTCTTGCCATAATTGCAGCCGCCTTCGTGGTCGGGTGGATGATATCCTCAAGCGATGATTCCGCCACCACCGGCGCCTCGGGCCAAGCTTCCCACGATCATGCCGAAGAGCAGCCGTCTGTTTGGACTTGTTCCATGCATCCGCAGATACAACTGCCCAAGCAGGGTAAGTGCCCTATCTGTTTCATGGATCTGATTCCCGTCGAGACCGGCGACCAGGGCACGGTGGAGCCTAATCAGTTGCGCCTGACCGACAACGCCGCCCTACTGGCGCGGATACGAACGGAACCGGTCAAGCGCGCCTTTGCCGAAACAGAGGTCCGCATGTACGGGCGGCTGGCCTATGACGAAACACGCATGTCATACATCACCGCTTGGGTGGCCGGACGTCTGGACAAGTTACACATCGATTATACCGGCGCCGAAGTCAAACAGGGTGAGCCCATGGTGTCACTGTACTCACCGGCGCTGCTCTCGGCCCAGGAGGAGTTGATCCAGGCCGCCCGAGTGGTGGCAAAAGAGTCGACCGGCGAACTCACGCGGTCCACAGCCAAGGCGACGTTGAAAGCGGCCCGCGAGAAACTCAGGTTATATGGACTGGGGGCCGATCAGATCGAACAAATCGAATCGTCCGATGTGCCTGTGGATCACATTACGGTCTACTCACCGGCCTCAGGAATCGTGATCAGGAAAGATGCGCTGGAGGGAATGTACGTCAAGCCGGGGACGCAGCTTTTCACAATTGTCGACCTGTCAAAACTCTGGCTGATTCTCGACGCCTACGAGACCGATCTACAATGGCTGACCGTCGGTCAAACTGTTACGTTTACCGCGCGCTCGTTCCCGGGTGAGCAGTTTGAAGCCGTCATTACTTTTATCGACCCCATTATCGACAGCAAGGCGCGCACAGCGCGCATCCGGGCCGAAGTCGACAACAGTCGCGGACGGCTCAAACCGGACATGTTTACCCAGTCTGTCGTCCGGTCCATGCTTGACTCAGCCGGCCGAGTGACCACTGCCGACGGGGTTGCCTCAGCCACAGCGCCGTTGTTGATCCCGGCCACGGCGCCGCTGGTTACCGGTAAGCGGGCCGTTGTTTACGTCGAATTGCCGCAGGATGACGACCGCTTGTTCGAAGGTCGCATCGTCCTATTGGGACCGCGAGCCGGTGACTATTACATCGTCAAAGATGGACTCTCTGAGGGTGAACGAGTGGTGGTCAACGGTGCTTTTAAGATCGATGCAGAACTACAGATACGTGCCAAACCGAGCATGATGTCGCCTGATGATAGCACCAATGAACCCGATCCTTCCGATGTCGGCAGCCGCCTGGCGGCAGTCGCAGACGAAGCCGACGACGAGCCGCTTGATCTCTCGCACGAGGCGGTCAGCGCTCTCACACCCTCCTACGATGCCTACTTCCGTTTCCAGGAGGCCTTGGCCGCCGATGATTTGGAGGCCGCAGTGACGGCCGTGTCAGGACTTATCGATGCCCTGGACGCAGTCGATGCAACACTGTTCAAAGGGGCGGCCGGAATGCCGTGGGCGGAACATTCGTCCAATGTCTTTCGTCCGGCCATGGCCGCCGCCGGTGGGCAGGACATCGAAACCCTGCGAACATCGTTTGAAAAAGTGTCTTATGGCATGATCGATCTGCATAAACGTTTTGGTCATGCCGGTGACAGAACATACTATCTGGCTTTCTGCCCCATGGCCTTCGACAACAAAGGGGCGCACTGGCTGCAAACCGACAGCATCATCAACAACCCATACTTCGGCGACATGATGCTTCGTTGTGGTGAAATCCAGGACCGCATGGCTTCGACCGACGCAGGAAACTAA